The Chryseolinea soli nucleotide sequence GTGTTCCGGTAGACCATCACATGAAACAGCCCATCCTCCGTCTTGATCTCGTAGATGATGTACGAGTTGGGGTATTGAAAATAATAATCCTCAAAGGTCTTCTGCGACGACGAGATCCCCAGGCCGCGCGTGTTGGCACTATAGAAAAAGAGGATGGCCCGCTGCAGCGTGGTCTTCCCCATATTGTTCGTCCCCACAAAACACGTGTTGCCCGCGATTTCCACGCAGGAGTAGTCGGTGTTGGCGATGTTTATAAAAATGATCCGGTTAAGGATTCTGTTGTTCTCCATCTTCTTCAATCGTTATCAGCGAGATCACTTGTTCGAGGTAATGAATGGCGTCCATTACTTTGTAAGTATCCTCGTCCTCTTGTTCAAAAAAACCGGCCTGGGCCAGGTCGTTAGCAATCTCGGCCACTTTGTCGACCATCTTCTCCTTCCGCGACAGCGCGTAGATCTTTTGTTTCAATCGCTCGTTCGAAAAACACTCTTCCGCGATCTGCGTAATCCGGTAACGCGTGCCCACGGTGGGCTTTAAGTCCATCGACGAGAAAAAGTCCATCACATCGATGTAATATGCAAACTGCTCAAGCTTTTTCTCGATGACCAGGTTGGCCTCCTCCTGCTGACTGAAATAATAATAGT carries:
- a CDS encoding condensin complex protein MksE, producing the protein MNNIPKQTPEIFAILSRGNFISSNGSKGKLFDVIGYEGNYELLKQFFSHTGYTLESGHNYYYFSQQEEANLVIEKKLEQFAYYIDVMDFFSSMDLKPTVGTRYRITQIAEECFSNERLKQKIYALSRKEKMVDKVAEIANDLAQAGFFEQEDEDTYKVMDAIHYLEQVISLITIEEDGEQQNP